A genomic window from Zalophus californianus isolate mZalCal1 chromosome 13, mZalCal1.pri.v2, whole genome shotgun sequence includes:
- the TXN gene encoding thioredoxin isoform X1 — protein MVKQIESKYAFQEALNGAGDKLVVVDFSATWCGPCKMIKPFFHSLSEKYSNVVFLEVDVDDCQDVASECEVKCMPTFQFFKKGQKVGEFSGANKEKLEATINELI, from the exons ATGGTGAAGCAGATCGAGAGCAAG tatGCTTTTCAGGAAGCCCTGAACGGTGCAGGGGATAAACTTGTAGTAGTTGACTTCTCGGCCACGTGGTGTGGGCCTTGCAAAATGATCAAGCCTTTCTTTCAT tcCCTCTCTGAGAAGTACTCCAATGTGGTGTTCCTTGAAGTAGACGTGGATGACTGTCAG GATGTTGCTTCAGAGTGTGAAGTCAAATGCATGCCAAccttccagttttttaaaaagggacagaAG GTGGGTGAATTTTCTGGAGCTAATAAGGAAAAACTTGAAGCCACCATAAATGAATTAATCTAA
- the TXN gene encoding thioredoxin isoform X2 has protein sequence MVKQIESKYAFQEALNGAGDKLVVVDFSATWCGPCKMIKPFFHSLSEKYSNVVFLEVDVDDCQPGENGTWKGPERLLTGTVTLLDRCCFRV, from the exons ATGGTGAAGCAGATCGAGAGCAAG tatGCTTTTCAGGAAGCCCTGAACGGTGCAGGGGATAAACTTGTAGTAGTTGACTTCTCGGCCACGTGGTGTGGGCCTTGCAAAATGATCAAGCCTTTCTTTCAT tcCCTCTCTGAGAAGTACTCCAATGTGGTGTTCCTTGAAGTAGACGTGGATGACTGTCAG CCAGGTGAAAATGGTACCTGGAAGGGACCAGAGAGATTGCTGACTGGTACTGTGACCCTATTAGATA GATGTTGCTTCAGAGTGTGA